GGTGGGCGCGACGACGCACGAAGCGCAACACGTCCTCGTAATGGGCCCGGTACACGTCGGTGAACTGGTCCTCTGTTGCGATGGGCATGACTTCCTTCCGGTTCAGCCTCTGCCCCTACATGTCCGGCACCCGGACACCTGCAACAGGCACGACGGACGGCACGACCGCCGGTCGCGAAAAGAGCCTGCGCGCTCCTGCGGCCCCTACCGCTCCCCGTCGCCCTCCCCCACCGCCGACCCTTCGCGCGCCCGCGCCTCCTCCGGCTCCCGCACCCGGCGGAACAGCAGGTCGTGCACCTTGTGGCCCTTGGTCAGGCCTTGGCCCTCGAAGCGGGTGCGGGGGCGGAAGCCGGGGCGGGGGGCGAAGCCGCCTGAGGGCTGGGTGTTGGCGTAGGCGGGGTGGGCGGTCAGGACTTCGAGCATCTGGTGGGCGTACGGTTCCCAGTCGGTCGCGCAGTGGACCAGGGCGCCGGGCTTGAGCGAGGTCGCGACCAGGTCGAGGAACTCGGGCTGGATCAGGCGCCGTTTGTGGTGGCGCTTCTTCGGCCAGGGGTCGGGGAAGTAGACGCGCAGTCCGTCGAGGCAGGCCGCGGGCAGCATTTCGCGCAGCAGGATGATGGCGTCGCCGTTGGCGACGCGGACGTTGGTGAGCGCGTCCCGTTCGGCGAGCGCGAGCAGATTGCCCTGGCCGGGGGTGTGCACGTCGACCGCGAGGATGCCGGTGTCCGGGTCCGCGGCGGCCATCTGCGCGGTGGCCTCGCCCATCCCGAACCCGATCTCCAGGACCACCGGGCGCCCCTCGAACATCGCCGCCAGGTCCAGCTCACGGCTGCCGTCGATGTCGAAGCCCCACACCGGCCACAGCCGCCGCAGCGCGTCCTCCTGCCCCTGCGTCACCCGGCTCCGGCGCGGCTGGAAGCTGCGGATCCGGCGCTCGTAGTGCGAACCGGCCGGATCGGGCGCGGGGCCCTGCCCCTCGGCGAACCGGCGGCTGCGCGGCGGACGGCGGCGGGCGTCGGCGGCGTCCGCCTCCTCGGCCGCGCGGCCGAGGGTCTCGGTGGCCCGGCCCAGGCTCTCCCGGGCCTCGCGGGTCCGGGCGGCGTCCAGCGCCTGCGCGGCGGCACGGTCGTGGGCGGGTTCGCGTACGGGCTCGTGCTCGGGCTCTCGGACGTCAAGGCCGGGTTCGCGTACGGACTCGCGCCCGGGCTCACGGGCGGGGTCGCGTACGGGCTCACGGCCGGACTCGGCGTGCGCGGCCGGTTCGGTATGTGCGGTGGTTTTGGGGTGCTCAGACACAGTGCTCCGATTCTACGGAGGCACGTGGACGGGGCCCGCGGGGGCGAGGGGGCGCACCGTCGCCCGCCGCGGCAGTGGCCTCAGCTCCCGCCGAGCGCGCCCGCTGCGGTGGTGGTCCTCAGCTCCTGCCGAGCGCCCGTACCACCCGTCCCGCGATCTCCCGTCCGATGGGCAGGCAGGCGGTCGCGGCGGGGGAGGGAGCGTTGAGTACGTGGACGGTGCGGGGGCCCTCGGCGAGGAGGAAGTCGTCGGCCAGGGTGCCGTCGCGCAGTACCGCCTGGGCGCGTACGCCGGCGGGGGCGGGGACCAGGTCGGCTTCCGTGACGGCGGGGAGCAGGCGGGCGACGGCGCGGGTGAAGGCGGCCTTCGAGGCGGAGCGGTGGAGTTCGCCCACGCCGTAGCGCCAGTGGCGGCGGGCGATGTGCCAGGAGCCCGGCCAGGCGAGGGTCGCGGCGAGCTCGCGGGGCGCGAGGGTGCGCCAGTCGTAGCCCTCCAGGGCGAGGGCGGGCACCGCGTTGGGGCCGACGTGTACGCCGCCGTCGGTGCCCCGGGTGAGGTGGACGCCGAGGAAGGGGAACGCGGGGTCGGGCACCGGATAGACCAGGCCCTTGACCAGGTCCGGCCGGGCCAGTTCGTAGTACTCGCCGCGGAACGGCACGATCCGTACGCCCGGGTCGTCGCCCGCGAGCCGTGCCACCCGGTCGCAGTGCAGCCCGGCGCAGTTGACCAGGACCCGGCCGCGCACCACGTCCCCGGCCTCCGTCAGGACCGCGACCCCGCGCGAGGGCCGCCGGTCGATACGGGTGACCCGGGCGCCGTAGCGGATCTCGGCGCCGGAGGACTCGGCGAGGCGGCGGGTGACGGCCGTGTAGTCGCAGATGCCGGTGGTGCCGACATGGATCGCGGCCACCCCGGCCACCTGGGGCTCGTACTCGGTGATCTGGGCCGGGCCCAACTCCCGTACCGGGATGCCGTTTTCGCGGCCGCGCTGGACGAGGCCGTGCAGCCGGGGCAGCTCCTCGCGGTCGGTCGCGACGATGAGTTTGCCGGTCACCTCGTGCGCGATGCCGTGCTCGGCGCAGAACCCGGTCATCTCGGCGGCGCCGCGTACCGCGAAGCGCGCCTTGAGCGAACCCGGCCGGTAGTAGATCCCGCTGTGGATCACCCCGGAGTTGTGGCCCGTCTGGTGCCGGGCCGGGCCGCTCTCCTTCTCCAGGACGGTGATCCGCACGCCGGGCGCGGATCTGCTCAGGGCGTACGCCGTCGCCATGCCGACGATGCCGCCGCCGATCACCAGTACGTCGCAGTCGTAGCCGTGCGTCCCCGCCGTGGACCCACCCGCCGACCCAGCCGTGCGCACCCCGCGCCACCTCCAGCCTCTGCCGTCGATAGTGCACTGCACAGGCCCGCACGCCCTCAAACCCGCCAGTGCGGCCGGATGTGTGTCGAAGGAGGCGAGGCCGGGTAAGTGCCCGACTTTTCTCCGGATGACGCGCGTCGTGCGGGTTGCGGGCAGGTGACGACAGGGCGGCCTACGCCGGAGCCATGAGCAACGGCCTTGCCTGCTCCCGGAGTTCGACGACCCGGGGCTCGTCGCCGTAGGCCTCCAGGCGGTGCAGGAGGTCCTTCACGTACTCGGTGGTGCGTGCCGAGGAGATCCGGCCCGCCACCTCGACGGCGCGGGCGCCCTGGGCGCAGGCCGCGTCCAGGTTGCCGGACTCCAGCTCGGCGACGGCCGAGACGACCAGGCGCAGGCCGTGCGAGCGGACGTACTCCTCGGTGGGCCGGGAGAGCGCCTGTTCGGTGAAACGGCGGACCTCGCGCGGTGCCTTGAGGTCGCGGTAGCACTCGGCGGCGTCCGCGGCGAAGCGGTCGTAGGAGTAGAAGCCGAGCCAGGTCGGGTCGTTGTCGCCGTCGCGGGCCCGCTCCAGCCAGCTCTCGGCGGCGCGCAGGGCGCCGCCCGCGGCGTGCGCGTCGGCCGCGCGGGCGTGCGCGCGGGCCTCCACCAGGTGGAAGAAGCTCATGGTGCGGGCGGTGGCCAGGCCGCGGTTGCGTTCCAGGGCCGCCTGCGCGAGGTCGACGCCCTCGTCGCCGAAGCCGCGGTAGGTCGCCTGGAGCGACATGGTGGCGAGGACGTAGCCGCCGAGCGGGACGTCGGCGGCGGCCCTGGCCAGGCGCAGGGCCTGGATGTAGTAGCGCTGCGCGGCCTCCTGCTGGCCGGTGTCGAAGGCCATCCAGCCCGCGAGCCGGGTGAGTTCGGCGCTCGCGCCGAACAGGGCGCGGCCGACCTCGTCCGAGTACGAGCCGAGCAGCAGCGGTGCCGCCTCCACCCGCAGGCACTCGGGCACCATCGACGAACGCCAGTCCCCGCCGCCGTACTTGGAGTCCCAGCGGCGCGCGTCCTCGGCGGCCTCGCGCAGTTTCCGTACGTCGCTGTGGCCGACCCGTCCGGCCGAACTGCCCTCGGCGGGACCGGCTTCACGGGCCACCGAGCTGTCCGCCGGAGTTATCAGCCAGCGCGAGGCGGGGGTGGCGTACGCGCTCACCGCGAACGAGCCCGCCAGCGACTGCCAGATCCCGCCACCGCCTCGTCGACCGACCAGATCGAGCCGGTAGAGCTCGGTGGCCGACTTCACGGCCGCCCCGACATCGCGCGGGAAGGCGAGCCCGACCTCCGGTGCCGGGTCCGCGTCGGCCAGACCGATCTCGTGCAGCGGGACCGGCCGGCCCAGTTTGTGGCCGATGGCCGCGGCGATCAGATGGGGTGCGGCGCCCTGCGGCACCATGCCCTTGGAGACCCAGCGGGCCACCGATGTCTTGTCGTAACGCAGCGTCAGACCGCGTTGCGCGCCGAGGTCGTTGACCCTGCGCGCCAGTCCCGCGTTGCTGATTCCCGCGAGGGCGAGAACTGCGCCGAGCTTGTCGTTCGGTTCGCGTTGCTCCCTGGACATGCGCCACCCCTCGACACAGAACAGACGGCTGCCGCCCGACTGGCATACTCGCGCGGCATTCGTAAACACAGCGTAGTTCGACGCCTCCCAAGCGTTAAGGGGGTCCCTTCCGGATGGCGGGATTCGACACCTGCGCCGCCGGTCGTCCATGCGCCCCCTTGTGCGAGCCCCGCGTGTGTGGCTGTGCGCCCGGCCGTGCGCTCTTCACCCTCCGGGGCGGCCCGGATTATCT
This is a stretch of genomic DNA from Streptomyces sp. NA04227. It encodes these proteins:
- the lhgO gene encoding L-2-hydroxyglutarate oxidase, which translates into the protein MRTAGSAGGSTAGTHGYDCDVLVIGGGIVGMATAYALSRSAPGVRITVLEKESGPARHQTGHNSGVIHSGIYYRPGSLKARFAVRGAAEMTGFCAEHGIAHEVTGKLIVATDREELPRLHGLVQRGRENGIPVRELGPAQITEYEPQVAGVAAIHVGTTGICDYTAVTRRLAESSGAEIRYGARVTRIDRRPSRGVAVLTEAGDVVRGRVLVNCAGLHCDRVARLAGDDPGVRIVPFRGEYYELARPDLVKGLVYPVPDPAFPFLGVHLTRGTDGGVHVGPNAVPALALEGYDWRTLAPRELAATLAWPGSWHIARRHWRYGVGELHRSASKAAFTRAVARLLPAVTEADLVPAPAGVRAQAVLRDGTLADDFLLAEGPRTVHVLNAPSPAATACLPIGREIAGRVVRALGRS
- the trmB gene encoding tRNA (guanosine(46)-N7)-methyltransferase TrmB; amino-acid sequence: MSEHPKTTAHTEPAAHAESGREPVRDPAREPGRESVREPGLDVREPEHEPVREPAHDRAAAQALDAARTREARESLGRATETLGRAAEEADAADARRRPPRSRRFAEGQGPAPDPAGSHYERRIRSFQPRRSRVTQGQEDALRRLWPVWGFDIDGSRELDLAAMFEGRPVVLEIGFGMGEATAQMAAADPDTGILAVDVHTPGQGNLLALAERDALTNVRVANGDAIILLREMLPAACLDGLRVYFPDPWPKKRHHKRRLIQPEFLDLVATSLKPGALVHCATDWEPYAHQMLEVLTAHPAYANTQPSGGFAPRPGFRPRTRFEGQGLTKGHKVHDLLFRRVREPEEARAREGSAVGEGDGER
- a CDS encoding MFS transporter; amino-acid sequence: MSREQREPNDKLGAVLALAGISNAGLARRVNDLGAQRGLTLRYDKTSVARWVSKGMVPQGAAPHLIAAAIGHKLGRPVPLHEIGLADADPAPEVGLAFPRDVGAAVKSATELYRLDLVGRRGGGGIWQSLAGSFAVSAYATPASRWLITPADSSVAREAGPAEGSSAGRVGHSDVRKLREAAEDARRWDSKYGGGDWRSSMVPECLRVEAAPLLLGSYSDEVGRALFGASAELTRLAGWMAFDTGQQEAAQRYYIQALRLARAAADVPLGGYVLATMSLQATYRGFGDEGVDLAQAALERNRGLATARTMSFFHLVEARAHARAADAHAAGGALRAAESWLERARDGDNDPTWLGFYSYDRFAADAAECYRDLKAPREVRRFTEQALSRPTEEYVRSHGLRLVVSAVAELESGNLDAACAQGARAVEVAGRISSARTTEYVKDLLHRLEAYGDEPRVVELREQARPLLMAPA